One stretch of Pseudomonas sp. NC02 DNA includes these proteins:
- a CDS encoding putative porin, with the protein MISHLNRLTLAVGMVIATLVGQATAAAAPSENATINLIRLLVQQGVLKQEQADGLIAQAEKEAQQARQASTATAVAAGPTAAPGDVRVQYVPAAVRDQIRDQVKAEVMATAKQENWAQPNTFPEWVSRISFDGDIRLRDESRYFSGNNSNEIVDYAKLNDSGPYDVNKNTNTKLPPLLNTREDRENLFRLRARLGMKAVISPEWTAGIRLGTGNDNNPVSTTQTLGGGFGKKDIWLDQGYLTWKTTDYMTLTAGRFANPFYSTDMMYSGDLNFDGVAAIFNHKLNSDWGLFGTLGAFPVEYSPDTATTNGFDKDESENKWLFGGQIGADWKINRSNSLKGSMAYYHFGDIQGERSSPCSPWAGQPACDTDGTRLAFMQKGNSVFLLRDITPNPATPGLTPQPQFVGLASKFNVLDLNLAWDSELPEDLKLRSQTNFIHNLAYDKGEMLKRSEGQIVNNLNSDGQFESGGNALLVQFTLGSALEMRKKGDWNVLAGYKYIQPDALPDGFNDSSFHLGGTNAKGYFIGANYGLDKNIYASARWLSASEVYGAPFEVDVMQLELNTRF; encoded by the coding sequence ATGATTTCCCACCTGAATCGATTGACCCTGGCGGTCGGCATGGTCATCGCGACCCTGGTCGGCCAGGCGACGGCCGCCGCCGCGCCTTCGGAAAACGCCACGATCAACCTGATCCGCCTGCTGGTGCAGCAAGGTGTGCTCAAGCAGGAACAGGCCGACGGGCTGATCGCCCAGGCTGAAAAAGAGGCTCAGCAGGCACGTCAGGCCAGCACCGCCACGGCAGTAGCGGCAGGTCCAACTGCGGCCCCCGGCGATGTGCGGGTGCAGTACGTGCCGGCCGCGGTGCGCGACCAGATTCGCGACCAGGTCAAGGCCGAGGTCATGGCCACCGCCAAGCAGGAAAACTGGGCCCAGCCCAACACGTTCCCGGAGTGGGTCTCGCGCATCAGCTTCGACGGCGATATTCGCCTGCGGGATGAGTCGCGCTATTTCTCGGGCAACAACAGCAATGAAATCGTCGATTACGCCAAGCTCAACGACAGCGGCCCCTACGACGTGAACAAGAACACCAACACCAAATTGCCGCCGCTGCTCAACACCCGCGAAGACCGCGAGAACCTGTTCCGCCTGCGCGCCCGCCTGGGCATGAAAGCCGTGATCTCGCCGGAATGGACCGCCGGCATCCGCCTCGGCACCGGCAACGACAACAACCCGGTGTCCACCACCCAGACCCTGGGCGGCGGCTTCGGCAAGAAAGACATCTGGCTCGACCAGGGCTACCTCACCTGGAAGACCACCGACTACATGACCCTGACCGCCGGACGTTTTGCCAACCCGTTCTATTCCACCGACATGATGTATTCCGGCGACCTCAACTTCGACGGTGTGGCGGCGATCTTCAACCACAAGCTCAACAGCGACTGGGGCCTGTTCGGCACCCTCGGCGCGTTCCCGGTGGAATACAGCCCCGACACCGCCACCACCAACGGCTTCGACAAGGACGAGAGCGAAAACAAATGGCTGTTCGGCGGGCAGATCGGCGCCGACTGGAAGATCAACCGCAGCAACAGCCTGAAGGGCTCGATGGCCTACTACCACTTCGGCGATATCCAGGGCGAACGCTCCAGCCCTTGCTCGCCGTGGGCCGGCCAGCCGGCGTGCGATACCGATGGCACGCGCCTGGCCTTCATGCAGAAGGGCAACAGCGTGTTCCTGCTGCGAGACATCACCCCCAACCCGGCAACGCCTGGCCTGACCCCGCAACCGCAATTCGTCGGCCTGGCGTCCAAGTTCAACGTGCTGGACCTCAACCTGGCCTGGGACAGCGAGCTGCCGGAAGACCTCAAGCTGCGCAGCCAGACCAACTTCATCCACAACCTGGCCTACGACAAGGGCGAGATGCTCAAGCGCAGCGAAGGCCAGATCGTCAACAACCTCAACAGCGACGGCCAGTTTGAAAGTGGCGGCAATGCGCTGCTGGTGCAGTTCACCCTCGGCAGTGCGCTGGAGATGCGCAAGAAGGGCGATTGGAACGTGCTGGCCGGCTACAAATACATCCAGCCGGATGCCTTGCCGGACGGCTTCAACGACTCCTCGTTCCACCTCGGCGGCACCAACGCCAAGGGCTATTTCATCGGTGCCAACTACGGCCTCGACAAGAACATCTACGCCAGTGCCCGTTGGCTCAGCGCCTCCGAAGTGTATGGCGCGCCGTTTGAAGTGGATGTCATGCAACTGGAACTCAACACGCGCTTCTGA
- a CDS encoding DUF2341 domain-containing protein, with protein sequence MQRLFLSLLICLGFALPATAHAWWQDDWHYRKQITVDTTSQGAAISQALGRTALLVRLHTGNFSFDGVKDDGADLRFVSADDKTVFNHQIESFDPLMGMALIWVDVPKVEGGQRQDLWMYYGNQKAPATANGQLTFDPNYTALYHFDGANGTPPRDTTAYGNTAVNATGASIDGVIGRALQFSGQPLLLPASPSLQHAAGGAFTFSAWLRVDQASGEQVVVARREGAHSLLLGLNQGMPFIEIDGQRAVSTQPLNPGQWQHLAFTAEGDKVSLYVNGRETATLAVAMPAFNSPLAIGADLPEAAGGHLPFTGAMDELRLSKVARPAALLLADATAQGAESKLVAYGVDEEQSGFGFGSLGFLLKAVPVDAWVIILVLVGMMFQSWFIMLRKNRQVSRVSAANDIFREQFAQIGTRLEMYYDDALLAERLTHSSLWRLYRVAVKEIRTRRAQGADTSSVSAATIEAIRCSMDGVRTRENQQLGAKLSTLSNAIAGGPYIGLLGTVLGIMVVFLGTAMAGDVNINAIAPGMAAALLATAMGLFVAIPALFGYNRLITRNKEVSADMRVFVDEFITRLAEMHGESQHSEAAHRRDHHAHVPA encoded by the coding sequence GCACCGCGCTGCTGGTGCGCCTGCACACCGGCAACTTCAGCTTTGACGGGGTCAAGGACGACGGCGCCGACCTGCGCTTTGTCAGCGCCGATGACAAGACCGTGTTCAACCACCAGATCGAAAGCTTCGACCCGCTGATGGGCATGGCGCTGATCTGGGTCGATGTGCCCAAGGTCGAAGGCGGCCAGCGCCAGGACCTGTGGATGTACTACGGCAACCAGAAGGCGCCGGCCACTGCCAACGGCCAGTTGACCTTCGACCCGAACTACACCGCGCTCTATCACTTCGACGGCGCCAACGGCACGCCGCCCCGGGACACCACGGCCTACGGCAACACTGCCGTAAACGCCACCGGTGCGAGCATCGACGGCGTGATCGGCCGGGCCTTGCAGTTCAGTGGCCAGCCGTTGCTGCTGCCAGCCAGCCCGTCGCTGCAACACGCAGCGGGCGGCGCCTTCACTTTCAGCGCCTGGTTGCGGGTCGACCAGGCCAGCGGCGAGCAAGTGGTGGTGGCCCGTCGCGAGGGCGCCCACAGCCTGTTGCTGGGCTTGAACCAGGGCATGCCGTTTATTGAAATCGACGGCCAGCGCGCCGTCTCGACCCAGCCGCTGAACCCCGGCCAATGGCAGCACCTGGCGTTCACCGCCGAGGGCGACAAGGTCTCGCTGTACGTCAACGGCCGTGAGACCGCGACCCTCGCAGTGGCGATGCCGGCGTTCAATTCGCCACTGGCCATCGGTGCCGATTTGCCGGAAGCCGCCGGCGGGCACCTGCCGTTTACCGGGGCCATGGACGAACTGCGCTTGTCCAAGGTCGCGCGCCCGGCAGCCCTGTTGCTGGCCGATGCCACGGCCCAGGGCGCCGAGTCGAAACTGGTGGCCTATGGCGTGGATGAAGAACAGTCGGGCTTCGGCTTCGGCAGCCTGGGGTTCCTGCTCAAGGCGGTGCCGGTGGATGCCTGGGTGATCATCCTGGTGCTGGTGGGGATGATGTTCCAGTCGTGGTTCATCATGCTCCGCAAGAACCGCCAGGTCAGTCGCGTGAGTGCTGCCAACGATATCTTCCGCGAGCAATTCGCACAGATCGGTACGCGCCTGGAGATGTACTACGACGACGCGTTGCTGGCCGAGCGCCTGACCCATTCCTCGCTGTGGCGACTGTACCGGGTCGCGGTCAAGGAAATCCGCACTCGCCGCGCCCAGGGCGCCGACACCTCGTCGGTCTCGGCAGCCACCATCGAAGCCATCCGCTGCTCCATGGACGGCGTGCGTACCCGGGAAAACCAGCAGCTCGGCGCCAAGCTGTCGACCCTCTCCAACGCGATTGCCGGTGGCCCGTATATCGGCCTGCTCGGCACCGTGCTGGGGATCATGGTGGTGTTCCTCGGCACGGCGATGGCCGGCGACGTGAACATCAACGCCATCGCCCCGGGTATGGCGGCGGCCTTGCTGGCCACGGCCATGGGCCTGTTTGTCGCGATCCCCGCGCTGTTTGGCTACAACCGCCTGATTACCCGCAACAAGGAAGTCAGCGCCGACATGCGCGTGTTCGTCGACGAGTTCATCACCCGCCTGGCGGAGATGCACGGCGAGAGCCAGCACAGTGAAGCGGCGCACCGTCGCGACCACCACGCCCACGTCCCGGCCTGA
- a CDS encoding biopolymer transporter ExbD: MASVNASHDDDDDAPVDSINITPLVDVLMVVLVMFILTATAQVSGIQIHLPKASASVSLSEAKTKAISVNDGGQVFLDAYPVTLPELEERLRIEKALNPDFPVIVRGDAMVQYQKVIEVLDLLRRLELSQVGLVTGKPSQG, from the coding sequence ATGGCTTCCGTGAATGCCTCCCACGACGATGACGATGACGCACCCGTCGACAGCATCAACATCACGCCCCTGGTGGACGTGCTGATGGTGGTGTTGGTGATGTTTATCCTCACCGCCACCGCCCAGGTCTCGGGGATCCAGATCCACCTGCCCAAGGCCAGTGCTTCGGTATCGCTGTCCGAGGCCAAGACCAAGGCCATCTCGGTGAACGATGGCGGCCAGGTGTTTCTCGACGCTTACCCGGTGACCTTGCCTGAACTCGAAGAGCGCCTGCGCATCGAGAAAGCGCTGAACCCGGACTTCCCGGTGATCGTGCGCGGCGACGCCATGGTGCAGTACCAGAAGGTCATCGAAGTGCTCGACCTGCTGCGTCGCCTGGAGCTGTCCCAGGTCGGGCTGGTCACCGGCAAACCGAGCCAGGGCTGA
- a CDS encoding energy transducer TonB has protein sequence MTAQMPITPTPLKNKPPLRPLKWGIGLLLGAVAAWFLWQWANDMSGVRREAPKVPTIIPLPPPPPPPPEKPKEPEPEVQEKVPEPEPTPTPDEVKPEEEAPPSPADDLANPMQIDGDAQSGTDGFNIGAGKGGGMAGSGGGGLGTGTFKQYLAGVFQRLLREDPELRKKAYTVQADLWLSADGEVTRVELAKSSGDADTDAQVLAALRATPRLKERTPASMTLPVRLSLKGRRPD, from the coding sequence ATGACCGCACAGATGCCGATCACGCCGACGCCCCTCAAGAACAAGCCGCCATTGCGCCCGCTGAAGTGGGGCATTGGCCTGCTGCTGGGCGCCGTGGCTGCCTGGTTTCTCTGGCAGTGGGCCAATGACATGAGTGGCGTGCGCCGTGAAGCGCCCAAGGTGCCGACGATTATTCCGTTGCCGCCACCGCCACCACCGCCGCCGGAAAAACCCAAGGAACCGGAGCCCGAGGTGCAGGAGAAAGTCCCCGAGCCGGAGCCCACGCCGACCCCGGACGAGGTCAAGCCCGAGGAGGAAGCACCGCCTTCACCGGCGGACGACCTGGCCAACCCGATGCAGATCGACGGCGACGCGCAGTCCGGTACCGACGGTTTCAACATCGGTGCCGGCAAGGGCGGCGGCATGGCCGGTTCCGGTGGTGGCGGGCTCGGTACCGGGACGTTCAAGCAGTACCTGGCCGGGGTGTTCCAGCGCCTGCTGCGGGAAGACCCGGAGCTGCGCAAGAAGGCCTACACGGTGCAGGCCGACCTGTGGCTGAGCGCAGACGGCGAGGTGACGCGCGTGGAGCTCGCCAAGTCCAGCGGCGACGCCGACACCGACGCCCAGGTGCTGGCCGCATTGCGTGCCACACCGCGGCTGAAGGAACGCACACCCGCCTCAATGACCCTGCCGGTACGCCTGTCCCTCAAGGGCCGGCGCCCGGATTGA
- a CDS encoding LysR family transcriptional regulator gives MVFVEPAVPHGVAPYRASTESREAWLALAAAIEPEVAQYFLISARCGCFMQAARSLNIKATQLRKRLAQLEEQLRRSLFSYQGNVLALSREGQQLQAQLIALAHERRLPVLEQPLIRLAVAESILHDILGRDLIALLRRNASVRLEIISIDSELGLQALDADVVVWLSGMDSPGAGPSFAIGAPEVLARLDYSPHIAKRYSRLAVRPDSIEDLADYMLVQWQPDRQVEALRPWNSLVEQRLAGVVRVEAYPLMLEMIRCSACIGLLPRYMSCFDRGLTALDGVFLEGMQRQVWMGVSADVRHPLEVGWVVEMIRNTFLERGEWFD, from the coding sequence ATGGTATTTGTTGAACCGGCTGTACCCCACGGCGTCGCGCCTTATCGTGCGTCGACCGAATCCCGCGAGGCCTGGCTGGCCCTGGCGGCCGCCATCGAGCCCGAGGTGGCGCAGTATTTCCTGATCAGCGCCCGCTGTGGGTGTTTCATGCAGGCGGCTCGCAGCCTCAATATCAAGGCCACGCAGTTGCGCAAGCGCCTGGCGCAGCTGGAAGAGCAACTGCGGCGTTCGCTGTTCAGCTATCAGGGCAATGTCCTGGCCCTGAGTCGTGAAGGGCAGCAGTTGCAGGCGCAGTTGATTGCCCTGGCGCATGAGCGACGCTTGCCGGTGCTGGAGCAGCCGTTGATTCGGCTGGCGGTTGCCGAGTCGATCCTGCATGACATTCTGGGGCGGGACCTGATTGCCCTGTTGCGGCGCAATGCGAGTGTGCGGCTGGAGATCATTTCCATCGACAGCGAGTTGGGGTTGCAGGCGCTGGATGCGGATGTGGTGGTGTGGTTGTCGGGGATGGATTCGCCGGGGGCGGGGCCGAGTTTTGCCATTGGGGCGCCAGAGGTGTTGGCGCGGTTGGATTATTCGCCGCATATTGCCAAGCGGTATTCGCGGTTGGCGGTGCGGCCGGACAGCATTGAAGACCTTGCGGATTATATGTTGGTGCAGTGGCAGCCGGACCGGCAGGTGGAGGCGCTGCGGCCGTGGAATAGCCTGGTGGAGCAGCGGCTGGCGGGGGTAGTGCGGGTGGAAGCGTATCCGCTGATGCTGGAGATGATTCGGTGCAGTGCGTGTATTGGGTTGTTGCCGCGGTATATGAGTTGTTTTGATCGTGGGTTGACGGCGTTGGATGGGGTATTTCTGGAGGGGATGCAGCGGCAGGTCTGGATGGGGGTGAGTGCTGATGTGCGGCATCCGCTGGAGGTGGGGTGGGTGGTGGAGATGATTCGGAATACGTTTCTTGAGCGGGGGGAGTGGTTTGATTGA
- a CDS encoding peptidylprolyl isomerase, protein MKKPTLVVGAGALVVLAVAVGLSLRPGSDPVAAQQPAPLAVKGGPAVARLGNQQIDLAELKSVLAALPVETREQLRGNRGALETWLRSRLAQKAVLEQADAQGWRQRPEVEQQTRAATEQIVFRDYMLSVSQVPTDYPSAAELQQAYDSGKAQWVTPPLYQVSQIFLAVSDPQTVDNVRRQAQELSRKAQASPGEFAALASQYSQDPDSARRGGDSGMQPLQQLVPEMRGVVARLKTGGVSEPVQSAAGFHVLKLTGQQPARTATLDELRGRLTEALRAQRQEQIAKAYLEGMLNTATLSIDGAELNKVLE, encoded by the coding sequence GTGAAGAAACCAACCCTGGTGGTCGGCGCTGGCGCCCTGGTGGTGCTGGCGGTCGCGGTGGGGTTGAGCCTGCGGCCGGGCAGTGACCCGGTCGCAGCCCAGCAGCCTGCACCGCTGGCCGTGAAGGGCGGCCCGGCGGTGGCGCGCCTGGGCAACCAGCAGATCGACCTCGCCGAACTCAAGTCGGTGTTGGCCGCCTTGCCGGTGGAAACCCGCGAGCAGTTGCGTGGCAACCGTGGCGCCCTGGAAACCTGGCTGCGTTCGCGCCTGGCGCAAAAGGCCGTGCTTGAACAGGCCGATGCCCAGGGCTGGCGGCAGCGCCCGGAGGTGGAGCAACAGACCCGCGCCGCCACCGAGCAGATCGTGTTTCGCGACTACATGTTGTCGGTCAGCCAGGTGCCGACGGATTACCCCAGCGCCGCCGAACTGCAGCAAGCCTATGACAGCGGCAAGGCACAATGGGTGACGCCGCCGTTGTACCAGGTCAGCCAGATTTTCCTGGCCGTGAGCGACCCGCAAACCGTCGACAATGTGCGCCGCCAGGCCCAGGAGTTGAGCCGCAAGGCGCAGGCCTCGCCGGGCGAGTTTGCCGCCCTGGCCAGCCAGTATTCCCAGGACCCCGACAGCGCCCGGCGCGGTGGCGATTCCGGGATGCAGCCATTGCAGCAACTGGTGCCTGAAATGCGCGGTGTGGTGGCGCGGCTCAAGACGGGCGGGGTGTCGGAGCCGGTGCAGAGTGCGGCGGGTTTTCACGTGCTCAAACTCACTGGGCAACAACCGGCGCGCACCGCCACGCTGGATGAACTGCGTGGCCGCTTGACCGAGGCCTTGCGTGCGCAACGCCAGGAGCAGATTGCCAAGGCCTACCTGGAAGGCATGCTCAATACCGCGACCTTGAGTATCGATGGCGCCGAGCTGAATAAGGTACTGGAGTAA
- a CDS encoding YbjN domain-containing protein, translated as MSDVQLITSVTPQALTELLQEAGYRVNQTEQNGIVQLLSASQGIGFAVRFGNPAAEQGSYVDFTYSCALRVQGELPEGLAQVWNASRRFARLSLQGEFLLMEMDVVAAGVGAPYLRNQLELWDRLLQEFIVYLREYSQQAAQLQAQADAAPAVDAREEAPAL; from the coding sequence ATGAGCGACGTACAACTGATCACCAGCGTGACCCCGCAAGCCTTGACCGAGCTGCTGCAGGAAGCCGGCTACCGGGTCAACCAGACCGAGCAGAACGGCATCGTGCAATTGCTCAGCGCAAGCCAGGGCATCGGCTTCGCCGTGCGTTTCGGCAACCCGGCGGCAGAGCAGGGCAGCTACGTGGACTTCACCTACAGCTGCGCGCTGCGGGTGCAGGGCGAATTGCCCGAGGGGCTGGCCCAGGTCTGGAACGCTTCCCGACGTTTTGCGCGGTTGTCGTTGCAGGGTGAGTTCCTGCTGATGGAGATGGACGTGGTGGCCGCCGGCGTGGGTGCGCCGTACTTGCGCAATCAGCTGGAATTGTGGGATCGCCTGCTGCAGGAATTCATCGTCTACCTGCGTGAATACAGCCAGCAAGCCGCCCAGCTTCAAGCCCAGGCCGACGCCGCGCCTGCCGTCGATGCCCGTGAAGAGGCGCCTGCCCTGTGA